The Alnus glutinosa chromosome 7, dhAlnGlut1.1, whole genome shotgun sequence genome includes a region encoding these proteins:
- the LOC133872801 gene encoding actin-depolymerizing factor 1-like isoform X2: MANAASGMAVHDECKLKFLELKAKRTYRFIVFKIEEKQKQVIVEKVGEPAQSYEDFTASLPADECRYAVYDFDFVTAENCQKSRIFFIAWCPDASRVRSKMIYASSKDRFKRELDGIQIELQATDPTEMGLDVIKSRAT, encoded by the exons ATG GCCAACGCAGCTTCTGGTATGGCTGTGCATGATGAGTGCAAGTTGAAGTTTTTGGAGCTTAAGGCAAAAAGGACCTATCGGTTCATAGTTTTCAAGATTGAGGAGAAGCAAAAGCAGGTTATTGTGGAGAAGGTTGGTGAGCCAGCCCAAAGTTACGAGGATTTCACTGCAAGCCTTCCTGCTGACGAATGTCGTTATGCTGTCTATGATTTTGACTTTGTCACGGCAGAGAATTGCCAAAAGAGCAGGATTTTCTTCATTGCTTG GTGTCCTGATGCATCAAGAGTTAGAAGCAAGATGATTTATGCAAGCTCCAAAGATAGATTTAAGAGGGAGCTTGATGGAATTCAGATCGAGTTGCAAGCAACTGATCCAACTGAGATGGGTCTTGATGTCATTAAGAGCCGCGCCACCTGA
- the LOC133872801 gene encoding actin-depolymerizing factor 1-like isoform X1, with amino-acid sequence MDQARLELFVLWLIVLCHPNNQMANAASGMAVHDECKLKFLELKAKRTYRFIVFKIEEKQKQVIVEKVGEPAQSYEDFTASLPADECRYAVYDFDFVTAENCQKSRIFFIAWCPDASRVRSKMIYASSKDRFKRELDGIQIELQATDPTEMGLDVIKSRAT; translated from the exons ATGGATCAAGCTAGGCTAGAATTATTTGTATTGTGGTTGATCGTCCTCTGTCATCCCAACAATCAAATG GCCAACGCAGCTTCTGGTATGGCTGTGCATGATGAGTGCAAGTTGAAGTTTTTGGAGCTTAAGGCAAAAAGGACCTATCGGTTCATAGTTTTCAAGATTGAGGAGAAGCAAAAGCAGGTTATTGTGGAGAAGGTTGGTGAGCCAGCCCAAAGTTACGAGGATTTCACTGCAAGCCTTCCTGCTGACGAATGTCGTTATGCTGTCTATGATTTTGACTTTGTCACGGCAGAGAATTGCCAAAAGAGCAGGATTTTCTTCATTGCTTG GTGTCCTGATGCATCAAGAGTTAGAAGCAAGATGATTTATGCAAGCTCCAAAGATAGATTTAAGAGGGAGCTTGATGGAATTCAGATCGAGTTGCAAGCAACTGATCCAACTGAGATGGGTCTTGATGTCATTAAGAGCCGCGCCACCTGA
- the LOC133873670 gene encoding pentatricopeptide repeat-containing protein At3g53700, chloroplastic encodes MDDTFVAVFSLKAVCRLCHVIWAVETMGRLVPTLSITRSSPTADFTIRTVSSSSLLILSAPAPATEKLSLAPSHVCQIAQMAFSSCLKCYPYSLPHTTNHRHLPLPLSFPHKPTSNFFKSCASTQRHEQLTAASPLSESTPTNQLLPDFTTKQLLDTLRHQNDESSALRIFEWASKQPNFAPNSLIYEEVLCKLGKVGSFESMRNVLEEMKLAGCEISTGTFLIFVESYAKFELYDEVIGVMETMQDEFGLKPNTHFCNFLLNVLIDGNKLKLVEDMHSSMVSRGIEPDVSTFNILIKALCKAHQIRPAILMMEEMPSNGLSPDEKTFTTLMQGYIEEGNMSGALRIREQMVESGCPCTSVTVNVLINGFCKGGRIQEALSFIQEMSNQGFRPDQFTFNTLVNGLCRAGHVKHALEVMDLMLQEGFDPDIFTYNSLISGLCKLGEAEEAVEVLNQMVSRDCSPNTVTYNTLISTLCKENQIEEATELARVLTSKGILPDVCTFNSLIQGLCLTSNHRIAMELFEEMKNKGCEPDEFTYSMLIDSLCSRGKLEKALSLLKEMESSGCARNVVVYNTLIDGFCKNKRIEDAEEIFDQMELLGVSRNSVTYNSLIDGLCKSRRVEEAAELMDQMIMEGLKPDKFTYNSLLTHFCRAGDIKKAADIVQSMTSNGCEPDIVTYGTLIGGLCRAGRIEVANRLLRTVQIKGMVLTPQAYNPVLQALFKRKRTKEGMMLFREMMEKGDPPDAISYKFVCRGLCNGGGPIGEAVDFMVEMMERGFVPEFSSFVYLAEGLCALSMEDTLIKLVDMVMEKAGFSDSEASMIRGFLKIRKFQDALATLGDILDSQQPRKAYRRR; translated from the coding sequence ATGGATGACACTTTTGTTGCCGTTTTCTCTTTAAAAGCCGTGTGTCGCTTATGTCATGTCATCTGGGCCGTGGAAACGATGGGTCGTTTAGTACCTACCTTGTCAATAACAAGGAGTAGCCCTACTGCTGATTTCACTATACGAACTGTGAGTTCTTCCTCTCTCTTAATCCTATCTGCACCTGCACCTGCCACTGAAAAACTCTCTCTCGCACCTTCACATGTTTGTCAAATTGCCCAAATGGCTTTCTCTTCCTGTCTGAAATGCTATCCTTACTCTCTCCCACATACCACAAACCACCGCCACCTCCCACTGCCCCTTTCTTTTCCTCACAAACCTACCtccaatttcttcaaatcctgcGCCTCCACGCAACGCCATGAGCAGCTCACAGCCGCATCTCCACTCTCCGAATCAACTCCAACCAATCAGCTCCTTCCAGACTTCACCACAAAGCAACTCCTCGACACCCTCCGTCACCAGAACGACGAGTCTTCAGCCCTTCGCATATTCGAATGGGCCTCGAAGCAGCCCAATTTCGCACCCAATTCGTTGATATACGAAGAAGTTCTTTGTAAGCTTGGAAAGGTGGGGTCTTTCGAATCGATGAGGAATGTCTTGGAAGAGATGAAGCTCGCGGGCTGTGAGATTAGTACAGGTactttcttgatttttgttgagaGCTACGCCAAGTTTGAATTATATGACGAAGTTATTGGTGTTATGGAAACGATGCAAGATGAATTTGGGTTGAAACCCAACacgcatttttgtaatttcttgttGAATGTTCTTATTGATGGTAACAAGCTTAAACTTGTTGAAGACATGCATTCAAGTATGGTGAGTAGAGGAATTGAGCCGGACGTTTCGACCTTTAATATATTGATAAAGGCTCTCTGTAAAGCCCATCAAATTAGGCCGGCCATTTTGATGATGGAAGAGATGCCAAGCAATGGTTTGTCGCCCGATGAAAAAACTTTCACGACACTAATGCAAGGGTATATTGAAGAAGGTAATATGAGTGGTGCATTGAGAATTAGAGAACAGATGGTAGAATCTGGGTGCCCATGTACTAGTGTGACGGTTAATGTTTTGATTAATGGGTTTTGCAAAGGGGGTAGGATTCAAGAAGCATTGAGTTTTATACAGGAGATGTCCAATCAGGGCTTCCGTCCTGATCAGTTTACGTTCAATACATTGGTTAACGGTTTGTGCAGGGCGGGGCATGTCAAGCATGCTTTAGAGGTCATGGATTTAATGCTCCAGGAGGGGTTCGATCCGgatatatttacatataactCTTTGATTTCTGGGTTGTGTAAATTGGGTGAGGCTGAAGAGGCAGTGGAAGTTCTCAATCAGATGGTTTCAAGGGATTGTTCCCCTAACACTGTCACTTACAACACTCTAATTAGCACCTTGTGTAAGGAGAACCAAATTGAAGAGGCCACTGAACTTGCTCGTGTTCTCACGAGCAAGGGAATTTTACCTGATGTGTGTACGTTTAACTCTCTTATACAAGGTCTCTGCTTGACCAGTAATCATAGAATTGCAATGGAGCTGTTTGAGGAGATGAAGAACAAAGGATGTGAACCTGATGAATTTACTTACAGTATGTTGATTGACAGTCTTTGTTCTAGAGGGAAACTTGAGAAAGCTTTGAGCCTGCTGAAAGAAATGGAGTCGAGTGGCTGTGCACGGAATGTAGTTGTATACAATACTTTGATCGATGGGTTTTGCAAAAACAAGAGAATTGAGGATGCAGAGGAGATTTTTGATCAGATGGAACTCCTAGGGGTTTCAAGAAATTCGGTGACCTACAATAGCCTTATTGATGGTCTTTGTAAGAGCAGGAGGGTGGAAGAGGCTGCTGAGCTTATGGACCAGATGATAATGGAAGGACTGAAGCCTGACAAGTTCACATACAATTCCCTTCTCACACACTTCTGCAGGGCCGGGGATATAAAAAAGGCAGCAGATATAGTTCAAAGTATGACTTCAAATGGGTGTGAACCAGACATTGTCACCTATGGAACTCTTATTGGGGGCCTTTGTAGGGCTGGTAGAATCGAGGTTGCAAATAGGCTTCTCAGAACTGTTCAGATTAAAGGAATGGTCTTGACTCCTCAGGCTTATAATCCTGTCCTTCAAGCACTATTTAAGCGAAAGAGAACAAAAGAAGGCATGATgctttttagagaaatgatggAGAAGGGTGATCCTCCAGATGCTATATCGTATAAATTTGTTTGTCGTGGGCTTTGCAATGGTGGAGGACCAATTGGAGAAGCTGTTGATTTTATGGTTGAGATGATGGAGAGAGGATTTGTTCCGGAATTCTCATCATTTGTATATCTGGCTGAAGGACTTTGTGCTTTATCCATGGAGGACACCCTAATTAAGCTTGTTGATATGGTCATGGAGAAAGCTGGCTTCTCAGACAGTGAAGCTTCCATGATAAGGGGTTTTCTCAAAATCCGTAAGTTTCAAGATGCATTGGCCACTCTTGGTGATATCTTAGATAGCCAACAACCCAGAAAAGCTTACAGGCGAAGATGA